A genomic segment from Cuculus canorus isolate bCucCan1 chromosome 20, bCucCan1.pri, whole genome shotgun sequence encodes:
- the VEZF1 gene encoding vascular endothelial zinc finger 1 isoform X4 produces the protein MEANWTAFLFQAHEASHHQQQAAQNSLLPLLSSAVEPPDQKPILPLPITQKPQPAPETLKDAIVGIKKEKPKTSFVCTYCSKAFRDSYHLRRHESCHTGIKLVSRPKKTPTTMVPLISTIAGDNSRSSLVSTIAGILSTVTTSSSATNPSSSAGATAMAVTQTTKKPSKPVKKNHACEMCGKAFRDVYHLNRHKLSHSDEKPFECPICNQRFKRKDRMTYHVRSHEGGITKPYTCGVCGKGFSRPDHLSCHVKHVHSTERPFKCQTCTAAFATKDRLRTHMVRHEGKVSCNICGKLLSAAYITSHLKTHGQSQSINCNTCKQGINKTCMSEETSNQKQQQQQQQQQQQQQQQQQQQQQQQQQQQQHVTSWPGKQVETLRLWEEAVKARKKEAANLCQTSTAATTPVTLTTPFNITSSVASGTITNPVTVAAAMSMRSPVNVSSAVNISSPMNLGHPVTITSPLSMTSPLTLTTPVNLPTPVTAPVNIAHPVTITSPMNLPTPMTLAGPLNIAMRPVESMPFLPQALPTSPPW, from the exons ATGGAGGCCAACTGGACCGCGTTCCTCTTTCAG GCACATGAAGCCTCACATCACCAACAGCAGGCAGCACAGAACAGTTTGTTGCCTCTCCTGAGCTCTGCTGTTGAGCCACCTGATCAGAAGCCGATTCTGCCCTTACCAATAACGCAGAAACCTCAGCCTGCACCAGAAACATTAAAGGATGCTATTGTTgggattaaaaaggaaaaacctaaAACCTCCTTTGTGTGCACTTACTGCAGCAAAGCTTTCAGGGACAGCTACCATTTGAGGCGTCATGAGTCCTGCCATACAGGGATAAAGTTAGTGTCACGGCCAAAGAAAACTCCCACCACAATGGTGCCCCTTATCTCGACCATCGCTGGTGACAACAGCCGAAGTTCCTTGGTTTCGACTATCGCAGGCATCCTGTCCACAGTCACTACGTCTTCCTCTGCCACCAACCCCAGCAGTAGTGCCGGCGCAACGGCTATGGCAGTGACTCAGACGACAAAGAAGCCCAGCAAGCCCGTTAAGAAGAACCACGCTTGTGAGATGTGTGGAAAGGCTTTCAGGGATGTCTACCACCTCAACCGGCACAAGCTGTCCCACTCAGATGAAAAACCCTTTGAATGTCCCATTTGCAATCAGCGCTTCAAGAGAAAGGATCGCATGACCTACCACGTGAGGTCTCATGAAGGTGGCATCACGAAACCGTACACCTGTGGTGTTTGTGGAAAAGGCTTCTCGAG GCCTGATCATTTAAGCTGTCACGTTAAACATGTTCACTCAACAGAGAGACCCTTCAAATGCCAA ACGTgcactgctgcctttgccacCAAAGACAGACTGCGGACACACATGGTGCGCCATGAAGGAAAGGTATCGTGTAATATCTGTGGTAAACTTCTGAGTGCAGCATATATCACCAGCCACTTAAAGACACACGGGCAGAGCCAAAGTATCAACTGTAATACCTGTAAACAAGGCATCAATAAAA CATGCATGAGTGAAGAGACCAGCAAtcaaaagcagcaacagcagcagcagcagcagcaacagcagcagcagcagcaacagcaacaacagcaacagcagcagcagcagcagcagcagcatgtaACAAGTTGGCCCGGAAAGCAGGTAGAGACCCTGAGATTATGGGAAGAGGCCGTCAAAGCGAGGAAGaaag AAGCTGCTAACTTGTGCCAAACCTCCACTGCTGCTACTACGCCTGTGACTCTTACTACTCCATTCAATATAACGTCCTCTGTGGCTTCTGGGACTATCACAAACCCAGTCACAGTGGCAGCTGCAATGAGCATGAGAAGTCCAGTAAATGTATCAAGTGCAGTTAATATATCCAGTCCGATGAACCTAGGGCATCCTGTAACTATAACAAGTCCATTATCCATGACGTCTCCATTAACGCTTACCACACCAGTCAATTTACCCACCCCAGTAACCGCTCCAGTGAATATAGCGCACCCCGTCACTATAACGTCCCCCATGAACCTCCCCACACCGATGACGTTAGCTGGTCCGTTAAATATAGCAATGAGGCCAGTAGAGAGCATGCCTTTCCTGCCCCAGGCCTTGCCCACGTCTCCTCCCTGGTAA
- the VEZF1 gene encoding vascular endothelial zinc finger 1 isoform X1 has product MEANWTAFLFQAHEASHHQQQAAQNSLLPLLSSAVEPPDQKPILPLPITQKPQPAPETLKDAIVGIKKEKPKTSFVCTYCSKAFRDSYHLRRHESCHTGIKLVSRPKKTPTTMVPLISTIAGDNSRSSLVSTIAGILSTVTTSSSATNPSSSAGATAMAVTQTTKKPSKPVKKNHACEMCGKAFRDVYHLNRHKLSHSDEKPFECPICNQRFKRKDRMTYHVRSHEGGITKPYTCGVCGKGFSRYHVENPRPDHLSCHVKHVHSTERPFKCQTCTAAFATKDRLRTHMVRHEGKVSCNICGKLLSAAYITSHLKTHGQSQSINCNTCKQGINKTCMSEETSNQKQQQQQQQQQQQQQQQQQQQQQQQQQQQQHVTSWPGKQVETLRLWEEAVKARKKECQFTFEKAIEYVPFEAANLCQTSTAATTPVTLTTPFNITSSVASGTITNPVTVAAAMSMRSPVNVSSAVNISSPMNLGHPVTITSPLSMTSPLTLTTPVNLPTPVTAPVNIAHPVTITSPMNLPTPMTLAGPLNIAMRPVESMPFLPQALPTSPPW; this is encoded by the exons ATGGAGGCCAACTGGACCGCGTTCCTCTTTCAG GCACATGAAGCCTCACATCACCAACAGCAGGCAGCACAGAACAGTTTGTTGCCTCTCCTGAGCTCTGCTGTTGAGCCACCTGATCAGAAGCCGATTCTGCCCTTACCAATAACGCAGAAACCTCAGCCTGCACCAGAAACATTAAAGGATGCTATTGTTgggattaaaaaggaaaaacctaaAACCTCCTTTGTGTGCACTTACTGCAGCAAAGCTTTCAGGGACAGCTACCATTTGAGGCGTCATGAGTCCTGCCATACAGGGATAAAGTTAGTGTCACGGCCAAAGAAAACTCCCACCACAATGGTGCCCCTTATCTCGACCATCGCTGGTGACAACAGCCGAAGTTCCTTGGTTTCGACTATCGCAGGCATCCTGTCCACAGTCACTACGTCTTCCTCTGCCACCAACCCCAGCAGTAGTGCCGGCGCAACGGCTATGGCAGTGACTCAGACGACAAAGAAGCCCAGCAAGCCCGTTAAGAAGAACCACGCTTGTGAGATGTGTGGAAAGGCTTTCAGGGATGTCTACCACCTCAACCGGCACAAGCTGTCCCACTCAGATGAAAAACCCTTTGAATGTCCCATTTGCAATCAGCGCTTCAAGAGAAAGGATCGCATGACCTACCACGTGAGGTCTCATGAAGGTGGCATCACGAAACCGTACACCTGTGGTGTTTGTGGAAAAGGCTTCTCGAGGTACCATGTAGAAAATCCCAG GCCTGATCATTTAAGCTGTCACGTTAAACATGTTCACTCAACAGAGAGACCCTTCAAATGCCAA ACGTgcactgctgcctttgccacCAAAGACAGACTGCGGACACACATGGTGCGCCATGAAGGAAAGGTATCGTGTAATATCTGTGGTAAACTTCTGAGTGCAGCATATATCACCAGCCACTTAAAGACACACGGGCAGAGCCAAAGTATCAACTGTAATACCTGTAAACAAGGCATCAATAAAA CATGCATGAGTGAAGAGACCAGCAAtcaaaagcagcaacagcagcagcagcagcagcaacagcagcagcagcagcaacagcaacaacagcaacagcagcagcagcagcagcagcagcatgtaACAAGTTGGCCCGGAAAGCAGGTAGAGACCCTGAGATTATGGGAAGAGGCCGTCAAAGCGAGGAAGaaag AATGTCAGTTCACCTTTGAGAAGGCTATAGAGTACGTACCATTCG AAGCTGCTAACTTGTGCCAAACCTCCACTGCTGCTACTACGCCTGTGACTCTTACTACTCCATTCAATATAACGTCCTCTGTGGCTTCTGGGACTATCACAAACCCAGTCACAGTGGCAGCTGCAATGAGCATGAGAAGTCCAGTAAATGTATCAAGTGCAGTTAATATATCCAGTCCGATGAACCTAGGGCATCCTGTAACTATAACAAGTCCATTATCCATGACGTCTCCATTAACGCTTACCACACCAGTCAATTTACCCACCCCAGTAACCGCTCCAGTGAATATAGCGCACCCCGTCACTATAACGTCCCCCATGAACCTCCCCACACCGATGACGTTAGCTGGTCCGTTAAATATAGCAATGAGGCCAGTAGAGAGCATGCCTTTCCTGCCCCAGGCCTTGCCCACGTCTCCTCCCTGGTAA
- the VEZF1 gene encoding vascular endothelial zinc finger 1 isoform X3, translating into MEANWTAFLFQAHEASHHQQQAAQNSLLPLLSSAVEPPDQKPILPLPITQKPQPAPETLKDAIVGIKKEKPKTSFVCTYCSKAFRDSYHLRRHESCHTGIKLVSRPKKTPTTMVPLISTIAGDNSRSSLVSTIAGILSTVTTSSSATNPSSSAGATAMAVTQTTKKPSKPVKKNHACEMCGKAFRDVYHLNRHKLSHSDEKPFECPICNQRFKRKDRMTYHVRSHEGGITKPYTCGVCGKGFSRYHVENPRPDHLSCHVKHVHSTERPFKCQTCTAAFATKDRLRTHMVRHEGKVSCNICGKLLSAAYITSHLKTHGQSQSINCNTCKQGINKTCMSEETSNQKQQQQQQQQQQQQQQQQQQQQQQQQQQQQHVTSWPGKQVETLRLWEEAVKARKKEAANLCQTSTAATTPVTLTTPFNITSSVASGTITNPVTVAAAMSMRSPVNVSSAVNISSPMNLGHPVTITSPLSMTSPLTLTTPVNLPTPVTAPVNIAHPVTITSPMNLPTPMTLAGPLNIAMRPVESMPFLPQALPTSPPW; encoded by the exons ATGGAGGCCAACTGGACCGCGTTCCTCTTTCAG GCACATGAAGCCTCACATCACCAACAGCAGGCAGCACAGAACAGTTTGTTGCCTCTCCTGAGCTCTGCTGTTGAGCCACCTGATCAGAAGCCGATTCTGCCCTTACCAATAACGCAGAAACCTCAGCCTGCACCAGAAACATTAAAGGATGCTATTGTTgggattaaaaaggaaaaacctaaAACCTCCTTTGTGTGCACTTACTGCAGCAAAGCTTTCAGGGACAGCTACCATTTGAGGCGTCATGAGTCCTGCCATACAGGGATAAAGTTAGTGTCACGGCCAAAGAAAACTCCCACCACAATGGTGCCCCTTATCTCGACCATCGCTGGTGACAACAGCCGAAGTTCCTTGGTTTCGACTATCGCAGGCATCCTGTCCACAGTCACTACGTCTTCCTCTGCCACCAACCCCAGCAGTAGTGCCGGCGCAACGGCTATGGCAGTGACTCAGACGACAAAGAAGCCCAGCAAGCCCGTTAAGAAGAACCACGCTTGTGAGATGTGTGGAAAGGCTTTCAGGGATGTCTACCACCTCAACCGGCACAAGCTGTCCCACTCAGATGAAAAACCCTTTGAATGTCCCATTTGCAATCAGCGCTTCAAGAGAAAGGATCGCATGACCTACCACGTGAGGTCTCATGAAGGTGGCATCACGAAACCGTACACCTGTGGTGTTTGTGGAAAAGGCTTCTCGAGGTACCATGTAGAAAATCCCAG GCCTGATCATTTAAGCTGTCACGTTAAACATGTTCACTCAACAGAGAGACCCTTCAAATGCCAA ACGTgcactgctgcctttgccacCAAAGACAGACTGCGGACACACATGGTGCGCCATGAAGGAAAGGTATCGTGTAATATCTGTGGTAAACTTCTGAGTGCAGCATATATCACCAGCCACTTAAAGACACACGGGCAGAGCCAAAGTATCAACTGTAATACCTGTAAACAAGGCATCAATAAAA CATGCATGAGTGAAGAGACCAGCAAtcaaaagcagcaacagcagcagcagcagcagcaacagcagcagcagcagcaacagcaacaacagcaacagcagcagcagcagcagcagcagcatgtaACAAGTTGGCCCGGAAAGCAGGTAGAGACCCTGAGATTATGGGAAGAGGCCGTCAAAGCGAGGAAGaaag AAGCTGCTAACTTGTGCCAAACCTCCACTGCTGCTACTACGCCTGTGACTCTTACTACTCCATTCAATATAACGTCCTCTGTGGCTTCTGGGACTATCACAAACCCAGTCACAGTGGCAGCTGCAATGAGCATGAGAAGTCCAGTAAATGTATCAAGTGCAGTTAATATATCCAGTCCGATGAACCTAGGGCATCCTGTAACTATAACAAGTCCATTATCCATGACGTCTCCATTAACGCTTACCACACCAGTCAATTTACCCACCCCAGTAACCGCTCCAGTGAATATAGCGCACCCCGTCACTATAACGTCCCCCATGAACCTCCCCACACCGATGACGTTAGCTGGTCCGTTAAATATAGCAATGAGGCCAGTAGAGAGCATGCCTTTCCTGCCCCAGGCCTTGCCCACGTCTCCTCCCTGGTAA
- the VEZF1 gene encoding vascular endothelial zinc finger 1 isoform X2, producing the protein MEANWTAFLFQAHEASHHQQQAAQNSLLPLLSSAVEPPDQKPILPLPITQKPQPAPETLKDAIVGIKKEKPKTSFVCTYCSKAFRDSYHLRRHESCHTGIKLVSRPKKTPTTMVPLISTIAGDNSRSSLVSTIAGILSTVTTSSSATNPSSSAGATAMAVTQTTKKPSKPVKKNHACEMCGKAFRDVYHLNRHKLSHSDEKPFECPICNQRFKRKDRMTYHVRSHEGGITKPYTCGVCGKGFSRPDHLSCHVKHVHSTERPFKCQTCTAAFATKDRLRTHMVRHEGKVSCNICGKLLSAAYITSHLKTHGQSQSINCNTCKQGINKTCMSEETSNQKQQQQQQQQQQQQQQQQQQQQQQQQQQQQHVTSWPGKQVETLRLWEEAVKARKKECQFTFEKAIEYVPFEAANLCQTSTAATTPVTLTTPFNITSSVASGTITNPVTVAAAMSMRSPVNVSSAVNISSPMNLGHPVTITSPLSMTSPLTLTTPVNLPTPVTAPVNIAHPVTITSPMNLPTPMTLAGPLNIAMRPVESMPFLPQALPTSPPW; encoded by the exons ATGGAGGCCAACTGGACCGCGTTCCTCTTTCAG GCACATGAAGCCTCACATCACCAACAGCAGGCAGCACAGAACAGTTTGTTGCCTCTCCTGAGCTCTGCTGTTGAGCCACCTGATCAGAAGCCGATTCTGCCCTTACCAATAACGCAGAAACCTCAGCCTGCACCAGAAACATTAAAGGATGCTATTGTTgggattaaaaaggaaaaacctaaAACCTCCTTTGTGTGCACTTACTGCAGCAAAGCTTTCAGGGACAGCTACCATTTGAGGCGTCATGAGTCCTGCCATACAGGGATAAAGTTAGTGTCACGGCCAAAGAAAACTCCCACCACAATGGTGCCCCTTATCTCGACCATCGCTGGTGACAACAGCCGAAGTTCCTTGGTTTCGACTATCGCAGGCATCCTGTCCACAGTCACTACGTCTTCCTCTGCCACCAACCCCAGCAGTAGTGCCGGCGCAACGGCTATGGCAGTGACTCAGACGACAAAGAAGCCCAGCAAGCCCGTTAAGAAGAACCACGCTTGTGAGATGTGTGGAAAGGCTTTCAGGGATGTCTACCACCTCAACCGGCACAAGCTGTCCCACTCAGATGAAAAACCCTTTGAATGTCCCATTTGCAATCAGCGCTTCAAGAGAAAGGATCGCATGACCTACCACGTGAGGTCTCATGAAGGTGGCATCACGAAACCGTACACCTGTGGTGTTTGTGGAAAAGGCTTCTCGAG GCCTGATCATTTAAGCTGTCACGTTAAACATGTTCACTCAACAGAGAGACCCTTCAAATGCCAA ACGTgcactgctgcctttgccacCAAAGACAGACTGCGGACACACATGGTGCGCCATGAAGGAAAGGTATCGTGTAATATCTGTGGTAAACTTCTGAGTGCAGCATATATCACCAGCCACTTAAAGACACACGGGCAGAGCCAAAGTATCAACTGTAATACCTGTAAACAAGGCATCAATAAAA CATGCATGAGTGAAGAGACCAGCAAtcaaaagcagcaacagcagcagcagcagcagcaacagcagcagcagcagcaacagcaacaacagcaacagcagcagcagcagcagcagcagcatgtaACAAGTTGGCCCGGAAAGCAGGTAGAGACCCTGAGATTATGGGAAGAGGCCGTCAAAGCGAGGAAGaaag AATGTCAGTTCACCTTTGAGAAGGCTATAGAGTACGTACCATTCG AAGCTGCTAACTTGTGCCAAACCTCCACTGCTGCTACTACGCCTGTGACTCTTACTACTCCATTCAATATAACGTCCTCTGTGGCTTCTGGGACTATCACAAACCCAGTCACAGTGGCAGCTGCAATGAGCATGAGAAGTCCAGTAAATGTATCAAGTGCAGTTAATATATCCAGTCCGATGAACCTAGGGCATCCTGTAACTATAACAAGTCCATTATCCATGACGTCTCCATTAACGCTTACCACACCAGTCAATTTACCCACCCCAGTAACCGCTCCAGTGAATATAGCGCACCCCGTCACTATAACGTCCCCCATGAACCTCCCCACACCGATGACGTTAGCTGGTCCGTTAAATATAGCAATGAGGCCAGTAGAGAGCATGCCTTTCCTGCCCCAGGCCTTGCCCACGTCTCCTCCCTGGTAA
- the SRSF1 gene encoding serine/arginine-rich splicing factor 1, translated as MSGGGVIRGPAGNNDCRIYVGNLPPDIRTKDIEDVFYKYGAIRDIDLKNRRGGPPFAFVEFEDPRDAEDAVYGRDGYDYDGYRLRVEFPRSGRGTGRGGGGGGGGGVPRGRYGPPSRRSEYRVIVSGLPPSGSWQDLKDHMREAGDVCYADVFRDGTGVVEFVRKEDMTYAVRKLDNTKFRSHEGETAYIRVKVDGPRSPSYGRSRSRSRSRSRSRSRSNSRSRSYSPRRSRGSPRYSPRHSRSRSRT; from the exons ATGTCCGGAGGGGGCGTGATTCGCGGCCCAGCCGGCAACAACGACTGCCGCATCTACGTGGGGAACCTCCCCCCCGACATCCGCACCAAGGACATCGAGGACGTCTTCTACAAGTACGGGGCCATCCGCGACATCGACCTCAAGAACCGCCGCGGGGGCCCGCCCTTCGCCTTCGTAGAGTTTGAGGACCCCAG AGACGCGGAGGACGCCGTCTACGGGCGGGACGGCTACGATTACGACGGGTATCGCCTCCGCGTGGAGTTCCCTCGGAGCGGCCGTGGCACCGGcaggggcggcggcgggggtGGCGGGGGCGGCGTCCCCCGGGGCAGGTACGGGCCCCCGTCCCGGCGCTCGGAGTACAGAGTCATCGTCTCGG GGCTGCCTCCAAGTGGGAGTTGGCAGGATTTAAAGGATCACATGCGTGAAGCAGGTGATGTATGTTATGCTGATGTTTTCCGAGATGGCACTGGTGTCGTGGAGTTTGTACGGAAGGAAGATATGACCTACGCTGTGCGAAAACTGGATAACACTAAATTTAGATCTCATGAG GGAGAAACTGCCTACATCCGTGTTAAAGTTGATGGCCCAAGAAGTCCAAGCTATGGAAGATCTCGGTCACGCAGCCGTAGTCGTAGCAGAAGCCGTAGTCGAAGCAACAGCAGAAGCCGCAGTTATTCCccaagaagaagcagaggaTCTCCACGCTACTCTCCCCGCCACAGCAGATCCCGATCTCGTACATAA